A genomic window from Halococcus salsus includes:
- a CDS encoding PIN domain-containing protein, translating into MILDTSFLLDLRHGDPDAIACARTIEDSPEQVRVSAITMAELQAGVPRASVPLDEHTEVVDVTATKEIVPVTRSIALRGGRLYGEQQNAGKAVELDDCLIAATALEFEEPVVTRNVDHFERFDGLLVRNY; encoded by the coding sequence GTGATTCTCGACACTTCGTTTCTGCTTGACCTTCGTCACGGCGATCCAGACGCAATTGCGTGCGCGCGTACTATCGAAGATTCCCCTGAACAGGTGCGGGTCTCCGCGATCACTATGGCTGAACTCCAGGCTGGGGTTCCCCGTGCATCTGTTCCGCTTGATGAACATACAGAGGTCGTGGATGTGACCGCAACGAAAGAGATCGTGCCAGTAACTCGATCGATTGCGTTGCGTGGTGGACGGCTCTATGGTGAACAGCAAAACGCAGGCAAGGCAGTCGAACTTGACGACTGTTTGATTGCTGCCACCGCGCTTGAATTTGAGGAGCCGGTAGTGACACGCAATGTCGACCACTTCGAGCGGTTTGATGGCCTACTGGTTCGCAACTACTGA